Proteins encoded by one window of Methanomassiliicoccales archaeon:
- a CDS encoding glycosyltransferase family A protein has translation MLGQSKESSVAKEELVSVIIPVYNRVDLLKRAIDSALAQTHDSLEIIVVDDASPEDVRSVLSYFHDPRINYVRCEANRGSAAARNEGIMLAKGRYVAFLDSDDEWRERKIEAQIKSLGNHGPGYGACYTESERFDDDSGRSIGFTSYGKEGYLVGDILYGTRFTLSSFIVEKSVLLELGGFDERLRLGQDWELYLRLALRTRFAYVKEPLTVYHLHKGQISNSYERNKNYVHSLRIILEKHRELFLKDRKALANLLNQIGYYEMSCGEKAEALRHIIASIAHNPWQKAAYLMVLRAALGWERSKAGQDAP, from the coding sequence ATGCTAGGCCAGAGCAAGGAAAGTAGTGTTGCAAAGGAGGAGCTTGTCTCGGTCATCATTCCAGTCTACAATCGTGTCGACCTTTTGAAACGAGCAATAGATAGTGCACTTGCTCAGACCCATGATTCGCTTGAGATCATCGTCGTCGACGATGCTTCCCCCGAAGATGTGAGATCGGTCCTTTCCTACTTCCATGATCCTCGAATAAATTATGTGAGATGCGAAGCCAATCGAGGTTCGGCGGCAGCGCGTAATGAGGGAATAATGCTGGCGAAGGGGCGCTATGTGGCGTTCCTTGATAGTGATGACGAGTGGCGAGAGCGGAAGATCGAAGCACAGATCAAAAGTCTCGGAAATCATGGGCCTGGATATGGAGCTTGTTACACAGAATCGGAAAGGTTCGATGATGATAGCGGCAGGTCTATAGGCTTCACATCATATGGAAAAGAAGGGTACTTGGTTGGAGATATTCTGTACGGAACCAGGTTCACCCTTTCTTCTTTTATAGTAGAGAAGAGTGTCCTTCTAGAATTGGGTGGATTCGATGAAAGATTGCGACTAGGACAGGATTGGGAGCTATATTTGCGCCTCGCCCTGCGCACTCGTTTCGCTTATGTCAAAGAGCCCTTGACCGTTTACCATCTTCATAAAGGGCAGATATCGAATTCCTATGAGAGAAATAAGAATTATGTGCATTCCTTAAGAATAATACTAGAAAAACATCGGGAATTATTTCTTAAGGATAGGAAAGCCCTCGCCAATCTCCTGAATCAAATCGGATATTATGAGATGAGTTGCGGCGAAAAGGCCGAGGCGTTGAGGCACATCATCGCTTCCATCGCCCACAATCCGTGGCAAAAGGCCGCCTATCTTATGGTGTTAAGGGCTGCGCTTGGATGGGAACGTTCAAAAGCAGGGCAAGATGCGCCTTAG
- a CDS encoding asparagine synthase-related protein, translated as MDKGTILYKGVPFDGETIIDGDVLQRSLIGKSIDEKVAYLQSLQGFFSAILFNEDEAILFVDHARSFPLYYSVLDGKLLIADDPVMIYEPKRDEFSVISALEFLCLGYVTGKGTLIKNIKQVEAGKCIIFRNRKIESVVHSLFQPCIKGTISPEIFHSSFLESLASSFSRLKAFSRGRELVLPLSGGYDSRLIALCLRELDFSKVITFSYGRPGNKDSEISKRVAEALGFDWFFIPYSNEMWRKVAKSESWSEFQSIAFQFSSIPHLQDFPAIEFLCKEKVIGPGAVVIPGHRPPGAKPNNLPVKGGMVSMQDLVDSIISFHFNLWTYPRGSALDSLFRLRLVEQLGGKSSIPLIEALCLRGRWFHNERSSKFIVHSVRCYEHFGLRWWLPLLDKGFLSFWEKMHLSCRQSECYFRSIGQITKDLLGDVNFGVAGWKDRMGYGLSPALRIKNSNSFIKTSLKSLMNQILRKLGQKELFERIVYEVGYIRKREYEDSNHSFFAFVDKRDFMATFTGKENINSFLALALLRGLIRPECLDEREKEYFKCIKIFKSDMLAYMTRSFQLKPS; from the coding sequence GTGGATAAGGGAACTATATTGTATAAAGGAGTCCCTTTTGATGGAGAGACCATTATTGATGGCGATGTTCTGCAGAGATCCTTGATAGGTAAGTCGATCGATGAGAAAGTGGCCTATCTTCAATCACTCCAGGGCTTCTTCTCCGCCATTCTATTCAATGAAGATGAAGCTATCCTCTTTGTTGATCATGCCAGGAGCTTTCCTTTGTATTACTCTGTACTCGATGGAAAGTTGCTAATCGCTGATGATCCAGTTATGATTTATGAACCGAAAAGAGATGAATTCTCGGTTATATCCGCTTTGGAATTCTTATGCTTAGGCTATGTGACAGGAAAAGGCACATTGATAAAAAATATCAAGCAGGTCGAGGCAGGAAAATGCATAATCTTCAGGAATAGAAAAATAGAGAGCGTAGTCCACTCCCTCTTTCAACCTTGCATCAAGGGGACGATTTCGCCAGAGATATTTCACTCATCATTCTTAGAATCATTGGCAAGCAGTTTTTCCAGGTTAAAAGCATTCAGTCGAGGCAGAGAGCTCGTGCTTCCATTAAGCGGTGGCTATGATTCTCGGCTCATAGCTCTTTGCCTGCGGGAATTAGACTTTTCCAAAGTGATAACGTTTTCCTATGGCAGGCCTGGGAACAAGGATTCTGAGATAAGCAAAAGGGTTGCTGAGGCTTTGGGCTTCGACTGGTTCTTTATTCCTTATTCCAACGAGATGTGGCGCAAAGTGGCTAAATCCGAAAGCTGGTCTGAGTTTCAATCTATTGCCTTCCAATTTTCAAGCATTCCACACCTTCAGGACTTCCCTGCCATCGAATTTCTTTGTAAAGAAAAAGTGATAGGACCAGGAGCTGTCGTCATACCTGGTCATAGACCGCCGGGAGCTAAACCAAACAATCTCCCGGTGAAAGGAGGGATGGTGTCAATGCAGGATTTGGTGGATTCCATCATTTCCTTCCATTTCAATTTATGGACTTATCCTAGGGGCTCTGCTCTTGACAGCCTCTTCCGTTTGCGGCTAGTAGAGCAATTAGGTGGAAAATCCAGCATACCTTTGATAGAAGCGCTTTGCTTGAGGGGTCGTTGGTTCCATAACGAAAGATCCTCAAAGTTTATCGTTCATTCTGTGAGATGCTATGAGCATTTCGGGTTGAGATGGTGGCTTCCCCTGCTGGACAAAGGTTTTCTTTCCTTCTGGGAGAAAATGCATTTGAGTTGCAGGCAAAGTGAATGCTATTTTCGCTCAATTGGGCAGATAACAAAAGACCTCCTAGGCGATGTAAATTTTGGTGTGGCGGGTTGGAAGGATAGGATGGGATATGGCCTCTCCCCTGCACTCAGGATTAAAAATTCAAACTCCTTCATTAAAACTTCATTGAAATCGTTAATGAATCAAATTCTAAGAAAGCTGGGGCAAAAAGAACTTTTCGAGCGAATAGTGTATGAGGTTGGATATATAAGAAAAAGAGAGTATGAGGATAGCAACCACTCCTTCTTCGCCTTTGTGGATAAAAGAGACTTTATGGCCACTTTTACAGGCAAAGAGAACATAAATTCTTTTCTTGCTCTAGCATTGCTGAGAGGATTAATTAGGCCAGAATGCTTGGATGAAAGAGAGAAGGAGTATTTCAAGTGCATTAAGATATTCAAGTCTGATATGTTGGCTTATATGACCCGGAGCTTTCAATTGAAACCCTCATAG